aattcTATGATGAAATAACCTTTAGATTAAGGTAATTAGATAGTGATTGGACTGATAAATTTACTCGTATGATCTTATGATATCAGAATCACCTGGGTCTGTAACAGTCATGCAGCTAACACGATATAGTTTACCACAAGAGGTACCTAAATCATTGTTACCACCTTGGAAATGGTGAACACCAATCTTGGAGAGCATTGCATAGTATTCAATTTCGGATCTTCTTAGAGGAGGGCAGTTGTTTGAGATTATAACCAAACGAGCAGTACCATTTCTGATAGATTTAACAGTTGAACGGTATCCAAGACAGACCTTACCACTCTTCATGACAAGTTGTAAGCGACTGGTCATACCTTCAGATTTACCCTTAGATGAACCCTTCTTGgccatttttatttattcctCTTCACAAACTAAGATCTGAGtcttgaaattattttaacttttttcttttagataacttatttcaatttcttgaaACTCGTCTTGTTTAAGAATAATTAGTTATTTCCCAATAATTTGTCTAATTGGACTCGCGCcataaacaaaaaaatataaattcttttttcttttaaaattattatttaattaaatgtATAATATATgatgtatatatattttatatataaatatatataaaatatatattataaatttgtacctgaatttttttttgtgtaTTATAATCTCTATAGactattactatttatttattcttcGCGTCtcatttcttttataataattaaaaacaaaatacCGCCAAAACTAGACACGTGTATTGGCGGGttttatttggaaattacttaaaaatattgCTAGTGGCgataatattttacatgtaaaaaaaaaacagaGCACACTAAAATACTTGTAAAGGGGggaaatagaaaataaaaaaattataaataattttttaaaaataagaaaagtGGTGCATTTgattgaaaaaaagaacTTTATTCCGAGATTATGATGTTGTTGGTGTTCTTGACTAATTCAGAATAAGAAGAAAGTGTTAATTTAGGAAGAAACCTACAGAAAGGGTcgaattaaatataataaataagtaattaattattattggaaggATAATTGTGCGAAGTTTATGAAATTAGAGGTCAATAcgaattaattttgagtttttatcattatcattgAATTAAAGTAATAGTCATGAATTTAACCAATGAGAATATTTCAAACCAGGGCCAGGAGATTTCAAGGAATGGGAATTTTGAGATAATTGATAATGGGAAATCCGAAGATAATAGTAAGGAAATAATTCTTGAGAAATGTAGGGTAAAAGTTTCTTCAGATGGAGTTTATGAATCATTGCCAgttgaaagaaaaagtatCGATGCTAAATCCAGTGAGAAGGCAAGCGATAAAATTCAAGGGGATACTGTTTTTGAAGTTTTACCTAGATCAGAGTCTAATGCAGATGCAAGTTATAATAAAGCTGGTGACTTTGTTAATGATATCGGGATTTTTGAGTCATTACCAAAATCAACTTCTGATGCTGATTATAAGTATAATGAAAGGGTGGATATTACACAAGATAGGATTGTTTTTGAAGTATTACCACGCTCTGATAATATTGTTCACTATGATAATGACACCAGTAATGAATCTTCTATTAAAGTAAATGAAATGATTAAAAAGAAGGAGTCagaattgaataatattttaaaagagCAGAAAATTGATGGAGATATTACTAGTAGAAATGGgaatatagaaaatgatCCTACTTTAGGTTTAAGTATTTATAACGAAGAATCAGTTTCTCCTCCATCTGAAACTTCGATGACCATTTTTGAGAATTTACCAattaagaaagaaaatatcGATATCGATAACGAGTTTCAatcaaattctattttatcagacaataatataattgagAATCATCaatcaatttttgaaaCTGCAAACTTGTCCAGATCAAATAGTTCTTCTCATATTTCTAGCTTAAAGGATGGTGAGGAAGCTGAAAGACTAACGAGTAATGAAGTGAGTGAGCATAGTGAAATTAGTAATGATGAATGCGAAAAAGATCtaaaaagtaattttgagcttaataatcaattaattacTGATTTTAATCAAGATGTAAAAACTCAAGATAAAAAAGAGCTTTCACCACAAGTTGAGAGCAAAGCAAATCTTAATATTGTTGTAAATAGTGAGAAGTCGGTCTTTGAGGTAGTTCCATCTGAACAATCAAGAGCTGATATTGGGtataattccaaaatacCACTAAGTTTTGATGAAAGGACGGTTTTTGAATCAAAGCCTGTAGCGAATTCAAATGCAGATGTTAGCTATAATTCAAAGGTTGGTATCACAAAAGCAGAAGAAAGGTCAGTATTTGAGTCATGTCCAATTACTGATTCGAAGGCAGATGTTAgttataattcaaaatttcagCCAAGAAAAGAcgaaaaaattatatttgaatcGAATCCAATTGCTAACTCGAATGCAGATGTTGGATACAATACAAAAATTGGCTTAGAAAGACAGGAAAAGTCAACTTACGAATCAATCCCTACTATCGGGGTAGTAGCAGATGTTAGCTACAAATCCAAAGCACAAACTAATTCTGGAAATGAAAAGTCTATTTTTGAATCTGTTCCAATTTCCAATTCAATAGCTGATGTCAGTTATAATTCTAAATCACAGcctattaaagaagaaaaggttgtatttgaatcaattcCATCAGAAAATTGTAAGATAGATGTGAGTTATAATTCCAAGTTGGATTTGAAAGGACAGGAAAAGTCAGTATTTGAATCCAATCCTATGATGACTTCCAATGCTGATGTAGGTTACAATTCAAAGccagaaataaatttgaatgagAAATCCGTCTTTGAGTCGGTTCCAtccaatatttcaa
This is a stretch of genomic DNA from Cryptosporidium parvum Iowa II chromosome 3, whole genome shotgun sequence. It encodes these proteins:
- a CDS encoding 60S ribosomal protein L30, pelota RNA binding domain containing protein, producing IKMAKKGSSKGKSEGMTSRLQLVMKSGKVCLGYRSTVKSIRNGTARLVIISNNCPPLRRSEIEYYAMLSKIGVHHFQGGNNDLGTSCGKLYRVSCMTVTDPGDSDIIRSYE